The Bacillota bacterium region TGGCCATCTCGAACAGGAAGGGATTTAGCCCTGCCTCCCGCAGCGTTTCCTGGAAGAGGGAGCGGTGCGTGCGGATGGTGCAGGACGCCACCACCACCCGGGTCAACCCCTTCTCGGCGATGAGTTCCCGGATGCGGGCCAGGTGCGATTGGGAGCACGCGTACAGGACAGCCTCGGCGTGCACCACGCCCGGCAGGAATGCGGCGGTGCGGGCCACCTCCTCCACATCGACCACCGAAGCGATGTTGGTGCCGCAGTGACACACGAAGACCCCCACCCGGGGCGGTTGCCCCTCCACCGGGAGGGGAGGCGGGTACTCTTTCTTTTTGACCATCTTGCCGCGGGCATCCCGGAGCAGCGCGCCGGCTGCAGCGCCTGCGGCGCTGGCCATCATCACCGACTCGGGGATGTCGCGGGGAGCGGTGAAACCACCCACGGCAAACACTCCCTCCCTGCTGGTCTTCACGGGAGCCAGGGGATCGGTGGCGGCAAAGCCGTACTCATCGAGGGCGATGCCGGCGGCCCGGGCCAGTGCCTCCGCCCCGGTGGGGGGCGCGGCGGCGGTGGCCAGCACCACCAGGTCGAATTCCTCCTGGTGGATTCTGCCCTCCAGCCAGTACCTGATCACCAGGTTGCCGGTGGCAGGATCCTCTTTCACGGTGGATATCATGGTGGGCAGGTAGCGCACGCCCCTCTGCTCCGCCGCCAGCACGTACTTCTCGAAACCCTTCCCCACTGCCCGCAGGTCCCCGTAAAACACCGTAATTTCCGTTTGGGGATGGTGGTCCCTGATCATGAGGGCCTGCTTGGTGGCGTACATGCAGCACACCGACGAGCAGTAGGGGGCGTGACCATCGTCCCGCGAGCCGGCGCACTGGATGAAGGCCACCCGCCGCGGCACCTTCCCGTCGGAGGGCCGCTCCAGGTGGCCGCCCGTGGGACCGGTGGCGGAGAGCAAGCGCTCCAGCTCCTGGCCGGTCACCACGTTGCGGTAGACGCCGTGGCCGTACGCGGGCACGGTGGCGGCATCGATGAGGTCGAATCCGGGTGCCAGCACCACCGCCCCAACTTCCAGTTCCAGGGTGGCGGGGGCGTCGTCGTGACGGATGGCATTCTTCTGGCACGCCGATTCGCACTGCAGGCATTCCGAGCAGATCCCGCAGTCCAGGCAGCGGGATGCCTCCCTGCGCGCCTCTTCTTCGCTGTACGGGAGGACCACTTCCGCGAATCCCCTCACCCGGGCGGCAGGTTCCAGCTTGCGCGGGCGCACGCGGCGTTGCCTCGCCACGGTGGAGGTGTCAAGTTCCAGGGGCGGGATCTGTTCTGGAAGGGGAGGGGCACTCCGCCCGGCCCGCAGGTCCATCCCCTGCAGGAAGCGGTGGATGGACTCGGCTGCCTCCCTGCCGGCGGCCATGGCCCCAATCACGGTGGCGGGACCGGTAACGGCGTCACCCCCTGCGAACACGCCGGGGAGGTTGGTGGCGAGGGTGAGGGGGTCCACCACCAGGGTCCCCAGGGGGGTGCGGGTGAGGCCGGAGTCGGCCAGGAACACCTGGTCCGGTGCCTGGCTGACGGCGATGATCACCGTCTGGCAGGGAACCTCGAATTCCGACCCGGGGATGGCTACCGGCCGGCGCCTCCCGCGGGCATCCGTGCTTTCCAGGCGGTTGCGGATGAGCCGCAGGCCGGTTGCTCCCTCCTCCCCGCCGCGGTGGCCATCTTCGGGGGCGCGGGTCCGGCCGTCGCCCAGGACGGCCACCGGACTGGCCAGGAACACGAAGCGTACCCCTTCCTCGCGGGCTTCCTCCACCTCTTCGGGAAGGGCGGTCATCTCCTCCGGGGAACGACGGTAGTAGACGGTGACCTCCTCGGCCCCCAGGCGCAGGGCGGTACGGGCGGCGTCGATGGCCGTGTTGCCGCCGCCGATGACCGCTACCTGCTTCCCCACCCGCAGGGGCTGGCCCAGGTTGGCCAGGCGCAGGAAGGTGACGCCGTGGTACACCCCGGCCAGGTTTTCCCCCGGCAGGCCGATGAACTGGGGCTCGTGGGCCCCGATGCCCAGGAACACGGCCCGGAATCCCATGTCGAAGAGTTTCAGGAGGGGCAGGTCGGGCCCTACCGCTACCCCGGAGTGGAATTCCACCCCCATGCGGCGGATGAGGTCGATTTCGGCATCCAGCAGGTCCTTGGGGAGCCGGTAAGGAGGAATCCCCACCCGGAGCATGCCGCCCAGGACGGGCAGCGCCTCGTACACCGTGACCTGGTAGCCCCGGCGGGCCAGGTGGTACGCACACGCCATCCCCGCCGGGCCCGATCCCACCACCGCCACCTTCTCCGGGCGCGGGGGCTCCATGTCCTCCCGGATGATGCGCTCGAGGTCTTCCACCTGACGCAAGACGTACTCGCCCACGAAGCGCTTGAGGCGGGACTTAGCTACGGGTTCATCCACGCTGCCGCGCTGGCACACCGTCTCGCAGGGGTGGTGGCACACCGTCCCGCAGATGATGGGGAAGGGCACGGCCCGACGGATCAGCCGCCACGCCTCCAGGTACTTGCCCTGGCGCACCAGGGCCACGTAGCCGTGGGGGTTGACCCCCGAGGGGCAGGCCTGCTGGCAGGGAGATTTGCCGCGCTTGTCGATCAAGAATTTGTTAGGCACCGCCTGGGGGAAGGGCCGGTGGATGGCTTTCCGGCGGCTCAGCCCCAGGTTGAACTCGTCGGGAACCTCCACCGGGCAGACCGCCGCGCAGTCGCCGCAGCCGGTGCACTCCTTCTCATCCACATAGCGGGGGTGTCGGCGCAGGAGCGCCCGGAAGTGACCGGGTTTTCCCTCCAGGGCTTCCAGGGTGGTGAGGGTGTGGATCTGGATGTTGGGATGGCTCTGACACTCTGTCATGCGGGGGCCCAGCAGGCACATGGCGCAGTCATTGGTGGGGAAGGTCTTGTCCAGCTGGGCCATGCGACCGCCCAGGCTGGCTCCCGACGTGACCAGGTGAACAAAATAGCCGCCCTCGGCCAGATCCAGGGCGGCCTGCATGCCGGCGATCCCGCCGCCGGCCACCAGCACGGAGCCCACCGGTTCCGTCATGAACATCTCCCCCTGGAATGTGTGCTGTTACTCATACACCACTGCCATTATATCGGCAATCCCAAATATTACGCAAATTAGTCCATGGGAGGACGATTACACAGTTTTTGCTGCCCAAGTACCGGGTGCAGCAAATCACAAGCCGGGCCGCATCCCTTTGCGCCCGGGTACGAGGGGCGGCGCCGGGTGCGCGTGGACACGGGAGCAATCGCAGTCCTGCCGCATAATTATGCGACAGCGCGCACCGGACCGGGCAGGCGGCGCGCCACGTGATCACCAGGCGGAGGAACCGGGGCAGGCGTGGCGAACCTGTCGGGAGGGGGGGATGGAGATGAGCGAGAGGCGAGCCGGGCGTAGTTGGCGCTGGTTGGTGCTTCTGGTCGTGCCGTTACTCTTGCTGCTGGTGTCGGCGGGGGCGGCGCTGGTGGCGCTGAGTCTGCAGGGAGATCTGGACACATACACCCCCGTGGATACCGGTCCCCTGGCGGCCGGGGAGAAGAGTGCACGCCTGGCCCAGAGAGTAGTGGTGGTGGTCGTGGATGGCCTGCGCGTTGACGTCTCCCGGCAGATGCCGTTCCTGGAGTCGCTGCGGGGGCGGGGGGCGTGGACTTCCCTCACCACCGGGCAGCCTTCCTTCTCCAAGCCCAGCTATGCTGTTCTCTCCACGGGTACGTGGCAGGAATACCACGGGGTGGCCATGAACAGCCACCCTGGTGCGGTCAAGGTGGACACCATCTTCTCGGTCGCCCGGAATGCGGGCCTGAGGACGGCCCTGTACGGGTACACCTACTGGGGTGAGATCAACCCCTCGGTGGACCATTCCTTGGTGGGGGATTACCCGGACCATGAGCTGTACGCCCGCGCCCGGGCTTCCCTGGAGGCGCGGGAGGCTGATCTGACATATGTGCATCTGAGCGCAGTGGACGAGGCCGGGCACGAGTCCGGCGGTGCCCTGTCCGAGGAGTACCTGGAAGCTGCCCGGGAGGTAGATGGCATGATCGCCGGTCTTGCGTCCTGCCTGGACCTGGCGAAAGACGTGCTGGTCGTGACGGCAGACCACGGGCAGCTGGACCGTAACAACCGGGGCGGCAGCGGCCACGGGGGCTGGGAGCGCGAGGTGACCACGGTGCCCCTGGTGATGGTGGGCGCGGGCGTGAAGCCGGGGGAGATTCCCGCTGGCCGGCAGGTGGATGTGGTTCCCACGGTGGCCACCCTGCTGGGGTTGCCGGTGCCCGCCCATTCCCTGGGGAATGTACTGTGGGCGGGGCTGGATGTCCCCGAGGACGTGCGTGCCGACAAGCAGGTCAAGCGGGCAGCCCAGTTCGTTGACTTCGCCCGTGCCTACGTCACTGCGGTATCTGCCCCGTCAGGTGAGGCATCTGGGTCGCAGCAGGCTGCTGCCCTGGCCAGTGATCCGCTGGCCGGGGCCACCGCATCCCTCGAGGAGGCGCGTAGCCGCCTTGCCGAATCCGCGTATGAGCAGGCATTTACCCTGGCAGGGGATAGCATGGAGAAAGCCGAGAGGGCAATGGGCGCAGCCCGGTCACGAATGGTGTGGGCTCACCGGTGGCCACGGCTCCCCTTCTTGCTCGTCCCCCTGGTGGTACTGGGGTTGCTGGCCTGGAAGGCGCGGCGGTCGCTCCTGGAAGTCCTGGCCTGGGGTGCCGGCTACCTGGTCCTCTATCACGTGTTCTACGCCTGGGTGTTCGGCGACGTGTATTCCCTGAGCGTGTT contains the following coding sequences:
- a CDS encoding FAD-dependent oxidoreductase, which gives rise to MTEPVGSVLVAGGGIAGMQAALDLAEGGYFVHLVTSGASLGGRMAQLDKTFPTNDCAMCLLGPRMTECQSHPNIQIHTLTTLEALEGKPGHFRALLRRHPRYVDEKECTGCGDCAAVCPVEVPDEFNLGLSRRKAIHRPFPQAVPNKFLIDKRGKSPCQQACPSGVNPHGYVALVRQGKYLEAWRLIRRAVPFPIICGTVCHHPCETVCQRGSVDEPVAKSRLKRFVGEYVLRQVEDLERIIREDMEPPRPEKVAVVGSGPAGMACAYHLARRGYQVTVYEALPVLGGMLRVGIPPYRLPKDLLDAEIDLIRRMGVEFHSGVAVGPDLPLLKLFDMGFRAVFLGIGAHEPQFIGLPGENLAGVYHGVTFLRLANLGQPLRVGKQVAVIGGGNTAIDAARTALRLGAEEVTVYYRRSPEEMTALPEEVEEAREEGVRFVFLASPVAVLGDGRTRAPEDGHRGGEEGATGLRLIRNRLESTDARGRRRPVAIPGSEFEVPCQTVIIAVSQAPDQVFLADSGLTRTPLGTLVVDPLTLATNLPGVFAGGDAVTGPATVIGAMAAGREAAESIHRFLQGMDLRAGRSAPPLPEQIPPLELDTSTVARQRRVRPRKLEPAARVRGFAEVVLPYSEEEARREASRCLDCGICSECLQCESACQKNAIRHDDAPATLELEVGAVVLAPGFDLIDAATVPAYGHGVYRNVVTGQELERLLSATGPTGGHLERPSDGKVPRRVAFIQCAGSRDDGHAPYCSSVCCMYATKQALMIRDHHPQTEITVFYGDLRAVGKGFEKYVLAAEQRGVRYLPTMISTVKEDPATGNLVIRYWLEGRIHQEEFDLVVLATAAAPPTGAEALARAAGIALDEYGFAATDPLAPVKTSREGVFAVGGFTAPRDIPESVMMASAAGAAAGALLRDARGKMVKKKEYPPPLPVEGQPPRVGVFVCHCGTNIASVVDVEEVARTAAFLPGVVHAEAVLYACSQSHLARIRELIAEKGLTRVVVASCTIRTHRSLFQETLREAGLNPFLFEMANIREQCSWVHRDNPAAATAKAQDLVRMAVAKVARAEPLTLFTVPVVPRALVIGGGLAGMQAALSLAEQGFSTYLVERQDELGGMLRRLHSTLETGPVAPLLGDLRRRVMENPLIEVFTGSQVVEFSGHAGHYRTAIRLRDGRIRQLEHGALILATGAQEYGPTEYLYGEDPRILTRLEFEETLTFRPEQVTGVSMVAFISCVGSRTTGRQYCSRTCCSQAVKNALRVKELNPDVQVLVLYRDMRTYGIREAYYREARRRGVAFLRYRAEEPPRLGVTSSGQLMLTATDVQSGRRILVNPDLVILSTAAVPADGVAQLASLLKVPLDEHGFFLELHPKMSPMDLPSHGIYCCGSGHAPKSVSETIFQAQGAAARAACLLAKEELQAGGIVATVSEEKCAACLTCVRVCPYRVPFINERNVAQINPVQCRGCGTCAAECPAAAITLPGYRKDQLAAMLTDLFTDTPAQTHPAPAALRLT
- a CDS encoding alkaline phosphatase family protein gives rise to the protein MSERRAGRSWRWLVLLVVPLLLLLVSAGAALVALSLQGDLDTYTPVDTGPLAAGEKSARLAQRVVVVVVDGLRVDVSRQMPFLESLRGRGAWTSLTTGQPSFSKPSYAVLSTGTWQEYHGVAMNSHPGAVKVDTIFSVARNAGLRTALYGYTYWGEINPSVDHSLVGDYPDHELYARARASLEAREADLTYVHLSAVDEAGHESGGALSEEYLEAAREVDGMIAGLASCLDLAKDVLVVTADHGQLDRNNRGGSGHGGWEREVTTVPLVMVGAGVKPGEIPAGRQVDVVPTVATLLGLPVPAHSLGNVLWAGLDVPEDVRADKQVKRAAQFVDFARAYVTAVSAPSGEASGSQQAAALASDPLAGATASLEEARSRLAESAYEQAFTLAGDSMEKAERAMGAARSRMVWAHRWPRLPFLLVPLVVLGLLAWKARRSLLEVLAWGAGYLVLYHVFYAWVFGDVYSLSVFPDGSLPTMFRLFGFPAYLALAIILTAVLWRGTATARAAEGITGRQHVVWLVEKAILAPYVVLGIVAAVGLFGIGSSLGFYLPSFRLNFLYFCALLQLLWLGPIAVVAPLAAWLATRQRYRATDMADQAAVR